The following proteins are encoded in a genomic region of Arachis ipaensis cultivar K30076 chromosome B02, Araip1.1, whole genome shotgun sequence:
- the LOC107626306 gene encoding calcium-dependent protein kinase 26-like, which produces MGNNCVAPRKSSKDGTYTSFISWCRPKKATACADKDEDVSKTEKETEPVQQKAPEVVKIEKEVEKPTQSIKVKNETKRLESIKQVEKTKLPAPTPAPAPAAPAPAPAPAPDPDPDPDPAPAPDPAPAPDPAPAPAPAPAPAPDPDPAPAPALAPAPAPAPAPTTKSNQWEEKVKVGEPAKEKKTQIVKRQISAGLKQGSILQRKTGVLKEFYTLGPKLGQGQFGTTYLCVEKATGTEYACKSILKRKLVTDEDVEDVRREIQIMHHLAGCPNVISIKESYEDAVAVHVVMELCAGGELFDRIVERGHYTERKAAKLARIIVGVIESCHALGVMHRDLKPENFLFVDKQEDSVLKAIDFGLSTFFKPGDIFDDVVGSPYYVAPEVLRKRYGQEADVWSAGVIIYILLCGVPPFWGETEQEIFDSILKSKLDFSSAPWPSISDGAKDLVKKMLDRDPSKRISAFEVLRHPWIQVDGAAPDKPLDAAVLTRLKQFTAMNKLKKMALRVIAENLNEDEIAGLKEMFKNIDTDNSGHITFEELKIGLKRYGHNLNESEIYDLMQAADVDNSGTIDYGEFLAATLHLNKIEKEDHLAAAFSFFDKDGSGYITQDELQQACEEFGIEDVRLEDLIGEVDQDNDGRIDYNEFVAMMQKGNADMGRRGRKGSSSFSIGFREPLPVC; this is translated from the exons ATGGGAAACAACTGTGTTGCACCAAGAAAGTCTTCCAAAGATGGCACATATACAAGTTTCATCTCGTGGTGCCGGCCGAAGAAAGCAACTGCGTGCGCGGATAAAGACGAAGATGTGAGCAAAACTGAAAAGGAGACAGAACCTGTTCAACAAAAGGCACCAGAGGTTGTTAAAATTGAGAAGGAGGTGGAGAAGCCAACACAATCCATAAAGGTTAAGAATGAAACTAAGCGTCTGGAATCTATAAAACAAGTTGAGAAGACTAAATTGCCAGCACCAACTCCAGCTCCTGCTCCGGCAGCTCCAGCTCCAGCTCCAGCTCCAGCTCCTGATCCTGATCCTGATCCTGATCCGGCTCCGGCTCCTGATCCGGCTCCGGCTCCTGATCCGGCTCCGGCTCCAGCTCCGGCTCCTGCTCCTGCTCCTGATCCTGATCCTGCTCCTGCTCCTGCTCTTGCTCCAGCTCCAGCTCCAGCTCCAGCTCCAACAACAAAAAGTAACCAATGGGAAGAAAAGGTTAAAGTAGGAGAGCCTGCAAAAGAAAAGAAGACTCAGATTGTGAAGAGGCAAATAAGTGCAGGCCTAAAACAAGGTTCTATCTTGCAAAGGAAAACTGGTGTCCTTAAGGAGTTCTATACTTTGGGACCGAAGCTCGGACAAGGGCAATTTGGAACAACCTACCTTTGTGTGGAGAAAGCTACTGGAACCGAGTATGCATGCAAGTCCATTTTGAAGAGGAAATTGGTGACTGATGAAGATGTTGAAGATGTGAGGAGGGAGATTCAGATAATGCATCACTTGGCAGGTTGCCCCAATGTGATCTCCATTAAGGAATCCTATGAGGACGCTGTCGCGGTTCATGTTGTGATGGAGTTGTGTGCAGGGGGTGAACTCTTTGATAGGATTGTGGAAAGAGGGCATTACACAGAGAGAAAAGCAGCAAAACTAGCAAGGATTATAGTTGGTGTTATTGAGTCTTGCCACGCACTTGGAGTAATGCATCGCGACCTTAAGCCGGAGAACTTTCTTTTTGTCGATAAGCAGGAAGATTCAGTCCTTAAAGCAATAGATTTTGGCCTCTCTACTTTCTTCAAACCAG GAGACATTTTTGATGATGTGGTAGGAAGCCCTTATTATGTTGCACCTGAAGTTCTCCGAAAGCGTTACGGCCAAGAAGCTGATGTGTGGAGTGCTGGTGTCATCATATACATTCTCTTATGTGGTGTACCTCCATTTTGGGGAG AAACGGAGCAAGAGATTTTCGACTCAATTTTGAAGAGTAAACTGGATTTCTCATCAGCACCATGGCCTAGTATCTCTGATGGTGCAAAAGACTTGGTTAAGAAGATGCTTGACAGAGATCCTAGCAAACGAATATCCGCTTTTGAAGTTCTTA GACACCCCTGGATTCAGGTTGATGGAGCAGCTCCAGACAAGCCTCTTGATGCTGCAGTTTTGACTCGGCTGAAGCAGTTTACTGCAATGAACAAGCTCAAGAAAATGGCTCTTAGA GTAATTGCAGAGAATCTCAATGAAGATGAGATTGCTGGATTGAAAGAAATGTTTAAGAATATAGACACAGACAACAGTGGCCACATTACTTTTGAAGAACTAAAAATTGGACTGAAAAGATATGGTCATAATCTCAATGAGTCTGAAATTTATGACCTAATGCAAGCT GCAGATGTTGATAACAGTGGCACAATTGACTATGGAGAATTCTTAGCAGCAACATTGCACTtaaacaaaattgagaaggaAGATCATTTAGCTGCAGCTTTCTCATTTTTTGATAAAGATGGTAGTGGCTACATCACTCAAGATGAGCTTCAACAAGCTTGTGAAGAATTTGGAATAGAGGACGTTCGCTTGGAGGATTTGATCGGAGAAGTTGACCAGGATAAT GATGGAAGAATAGACTACAATGAATTTGTGGCAATGATGCAAAAAGGCAATGCTGATATGGGTAGAAGGGGAAGAAAAGGTAGCAGTAGTTTTAGCATTGGATTTAGGGAACCACTACCTGTATGTTAA